Proteins co-encoded in one Cytobacillus sp. NJ13 genomic window:
- a CDS encoding EcsC family protein, whose protein sequence is MPLNEREESVLAGIQEWENKLLNYEPNDLEMVYDKSLERSFSLLPEEVQQQFFSAMDSWLFHLHALIQGSQLQMDAKERILTAGRVFHSDIESIEDLKQLNIDQLQYIAQQQIARHRLYSFAQGGIAGSGSSLMLGTDIPAMAVINLRAVQLIAMTYGFEVNTPFEMMSSLKVFHAATLPPRMQGSAWEVLMNELKNQEEFYFYEGKEELTDITWIEQPMKQLFKAMAIYLFRRKSVQGIPFISMAIGAGTNYQLTRKVTDFAHKYYQMRYLHRKNIQQ, encoded by the coding sequence ATGCCATTGAACGAACGGGAAGAAAGTGTTTTGGCCGGTATTCAGGAGTGGGAAAACAAGCTGTTGAATTATGAACCCAATGATTTGGAAATGGTTTATGATAAATCATTGGAAAGGTCTTTTTCACTATTGCCTGAAGAAGTTCAGCAGCAATTTTTTTCAGCAATGGATAGCTGGCTGTTTCATCTTCATGCGCTTATTCAAGGCTCACAGCTTCAAATGGATGCGAAAGAGCGCATTTTGACGGCAGGCCGTGTTTTTCATTCTGATATTGAGTCGATTGAAGACCTTAAGCAATTGAATATCGACCAGCTTCAATACATAGCTCAACAGCAGATTGCCCGGCATCGTCTTTATTCTTTTGCACAAGGCGGCATTGCCGGTTCAGGCAGCTCACTCATGCTGGGTACAGATATTCCTGCTATGGCGGTTATTAATCTTCGTGCTGTCCAGCTGATTGCCATGACCTATGGTTTTGAGGTCAATACTCCATTCGAAATGATGAGCTCTCTTAAGGTTTTTCACGCAGCCACTCTGCCTCCGCGCATGCAGGGCAGTGCTTGGGAAGTACTGATGAATGAGCTGAAGAATCAGGAAGAATTCTATTTTTATGAAGGAAAAGAAGAATTGACTGATATAACCTGGATTGAGCAGCCAATGAAGCAGCTTTTTAAAGCAATGGCTATTTACCTTTTCCGCAGAAAGTCAGTACAGGGAATTCCGTTCATAAGCATGGCCATTGGAGCCGGGACCAATTATCAGCTGACAAGAAAAGTAACAGATTTCGCTCATAAATATTATCAAATGAGATATTTGCATAGAAAAAACATTCAGCAGTAA
- a CDS encoding molybdenum cofactor biosynthesis protein B: MSTFEHKKEAPKEVRCKVVTVSDTRNKETDKSGKLMIRLLEEAGHVIADYEIVKDEGNLIREAVLRGCENPGIDAVLTNGGTGIALRDVTIETVRELFDKEIDGFGELFRMLSYTEDIGSAAILSRAAAGTVQNKAVFSTPGSSGAVRLAMNKLILPELGHIVRELRKDL; the protein is encoded by the coding sequence ATGAGTACATTCGAGCATAAAAAAGAAGCCCCAAAAGAAGTTAGATGCAAAGTGGTCACCGTAAGTGATACGAGAAATAAAGAAACAGATAAAAGCGGAAAGCTGATGATCCGCCTGCTGGAAGAGGCAGGACATGTCATAGCTGACTATGAAATCGTCAAAGATGAAGGAAATCTCATTCGTGAGGCCGTATTAAGAGGGTGTGAAAACCCCGGCATTGACGCTGTCCTTACAAATGGAGGCACAGGAATTGCATTAAGGGACGTGACTATTGAGACGGTAAGAGAATTATTTGATAAAGAAATTGACGGATTCGGCGAATTGTTCAGGATGTTAAGCTACACGGAAGATATCGGGTCTGCGGCCATTCTTTCACGAGCTGCTGCAGGCACAGTGCAAAATAAAGCCGTTTTCTCAACACCAGGATCATCCGGGGCTGTTCGCCTTGCGATGAATAAGCTGATTCTGCCTGAACTCGGGCATATCGTCAGGGAACTAAGAAAAGATTTATAA
- the pbp4b gene encoding penicillin binding protein PBP4B produces the protein MKRFITHLTVLGLVLVLLLPYPVAALGEELGRTGSSSSEEEVFKHKKPLEYPTLSKAKRPEDAGFSSKKLREVDELIEGEIENGFPGAALVVIKDGKIVKNSAYGSAKVFDESDPLNHPQKMKTKTMFDLASNTKMYAVNFSLQHLVSEGKINLEEKIQHYFPEFKDSAEDEIKGKGELRIIDLLHHTAGFPSSIHYHNPERAGELYSQERSKTLSMILKTPLQYDPGTKQIYSDIDYMLLGFIIEKITGVQLDHYTENHIYKPLGLKHTLFNPLRKGFKEKDFAATELHGNTRDGVIFFPNIRTYTLQGEVHDEKSFYSMDGISGHAGLFSTTADLAVLMQVMLNDGGYGNIKLFDKRTIDEFVEPYDMNPTYGLGWRLNGDPSMEWMFSKYAGKEVFGHTGWTGTVTVIDRENNLAIALLTNKKHSSVIDPLKDPHKFQGDTYSISQYGSVISAVYEALN, from the coding sequence ATGAAAAGGTTTATTACACATTTAACAGTTTTAGGCCTGGTGCTGGTTTTGCTTTTGCCTTATCCCGTTGCAGCCCTGGGAGAAGAATTGGGCAGAACAGGAAGCAGCAGCTCAGAAGAGGAAGTATTTAAACATAAAAAACCATTAGAATATCCAACCTTGTCAAAAGCAAAGCGCCCCGAGGATGCAGGCTTTTCTTCCAAAAAGCTCAGAGAGGTTGATGAGCTGATCGAGGGAGAAATAGAAAATGGTTTTCCAGGAGCAGCTTTAGTCGTAATTAAAGATGGCAAGATTGTTAAAAACTCCGCATATGGTTCAGCCAAAGTCTTTGATGAATCTGATCCGTTAAATCACCCGCAGAAAATGAAGACAAAAACCATGTTTGATTTAGCATCAAACACGAAAATGTATGCCGTTAACTTTTCACTGCAGCATCTTGTCAGTGAAGGAAAGATCAATCTTGAAGAAAAAATTCAGCATTATTTTCCTGAATTTAAAGATTCAGCAGAAGATGAAATAAAAGGGAAAGGTGAACTCCGGATAATCGACTTGCTCCACCATACTGCCGGATTTCCTTCAAGCATCCATTATCATAATCCTGAAAGGGCGGGAGAATTGTATTCCCAGGAACGCAGTAAAACGCTTTCCATGATTTTAAAAACTCCCCTTCAGTATGATCCTGGCACCAAACAGATTTACAGTGACATTGACTATATGCTGCTGGGATTTATTATTGAAAAAATAACGGGAGTGCAGCTTGACCATTATACTGAGAATCATATCTATAAGCCCTTAGGGTTAAAGCATACTTTATTTAATCCGCTTCGCAAGGGATTCAAAGAAAAGGATTTCGCCGCAACTGAATTACACGGCAACACCAGGGATGGGGTCATTTTCTTCCCTAATATCCGGACCTATACTCTTCAGGGAGAGGTTCATGATGAGAAGTCCTTTTATTCAATGGATGGAATATCCGGGCATGCTGGCCTCTTTTCCACAACTGCAGATCTTGCTGTCCTGATGCAGGTGATGCTTAATGATGGAGGCTATGGAAATATAAAGTTATTTGATAAACGAACAATTGATGAGTTTGTAGAACCTTATGATATGAATCCTACATATGGGTTAGGATGGCGTTTGAACGGAGATCCAAGTATGGAGTGGATGTTCAGCAAGTATGCTGGGAAAGAAGTATTTGGGCATACCGGCTGGACAGGAACGGTAACGGTGATAGACAGAGAAAATAATTTAGCTATCGCTCTCCTGACAAATAAAAAACATTCTTCAGTCATTGATCCATTAAAAGATCCGCATAAGTTTCAAGGTGACACATACAGCATCAGTCAATATGGAAGTGTAATCTCAGCGGTTTATGAAGCATTAAATTAA